Part of the Vitis vinifera cultivar Pinot Noir 40024 chromosome 13, ASM3070453v1 genome is shown below.
aaaaataaataaaaataaaaataaaataaaaaatgaaacttttgAACTTGGAACCAACAAACTAGCAGAATGTATCACCATAAGAAGTGTTTACCACCATAGAGTTGTAACAAAACCAACAAGCAGCTACATGGGAGATTAAGCAACTTCAAAGACCAATCAAACAGAGAAGAAATGCAGTTCAACACTACAGCACAATAACTTTGTTGAAAAGAGATCATATGATATCATGAGAGGATCATACCAGCTCCTGCTCCAGAGAACTGactttttgaattaattgaGAAACCTTCATCCGTTCCATCTCTTGCATTAACTTTGAAAACCACATTAAACATGTTACAATGGTGGAAGAGATAATTAGATCAAAATAAATGCAAAGGAAAGACAAAGGATACAGGATTGATTACCTTAGCTACAGCAGACTGAAGATCAGATGACTTCATTTCTGAAACTGTAGAAGAGTAGGAAGATTCACAATTTGGTTTCAGGTCTACTTCAGGAATTTCCATTCCATCCTCAACTGTAACATTTTCAATAGGCTGGCTTTCTTCAGCCAAACAAACAACAGATGATGATCCCAACTCATTATTGTAGACATCTAAATGAGGAAGATTCATCTCTGAAACTGGTCCCATCTCAAAATATTCCCCTTCCTCATTATTGTACACATGTAAAGAGGGAAGATTCGTCTCTGAAACTGCTCCTGTCTCAAAATATTTACCTTCCTCATTATTGTAAACATCTAAACAAGGAAGATTCACCTCTGAAACTGGTCCCTTCTCAAAATATTCACCTTCCTTTCTTGCATTATCGCATTTTTCCACCTCCTCATTTGTGGGAGCTCCCCAAAACAGCCCCTCTTCACCCAAATGATCAGCAACACCTGAAGGCTCCCATTCCATATCCAACTGATCTGGATGAGTAAAATACATTTCTGGAACTGGTTTTTCTTCATCTCCCTTAATTGTCTCAGAAGTAAGTGACATTTTGAATAAAGAACTCCATTTTTTCTCTGGGAGGGAAGTGCTTATGTTTCTCTCAAGAGAAGAGTGAGAAGGCCAATAATTTGGCTTTGAATGAATAACATCCTGCGAATGTTTTTCTGCTGCTTCCTCTTCAGTTGTGCCATCTGGAAACTGGTTTTCTCCACCTAAACCATGTTCATTCCAAGATGAGCCCCATTCAACATTTGACGCACCTAAACGATTACAATCCACCTCTTCATCATGACTTGTACCAAGAGTGGTACCAGTTGGTAAACCTTTGAGTGTAGTGTTCCATTTCACTGTTTTCTGTGACAGGGAAGGAGAAGATGAAAATAGGGATACCAACTTGCTGGTCTGAGCACGGTCTAGTTCAAACCAAAAAAGCCTATGCTCGTAGTAGTTTTTAGATATTATTGGCTTAAATTGTTCTTCAAGCAAGGGCTGGCACTGCATCCGAATTTGGATCCGAACCTAAGAATACATACAGTGATATTAGTAAGTGGATTCCATTTCCAACCTAAACACCGTGAACCCTGAATCTAACCACAAACCTCAAAGCTACCGAAGAATGATGGAATGAAATAACCACAGGCACTACCTGTGCAGGATACGGCGTCAACTGTGAACCATCAGGAGTCCATCCATATGGATTTATATTCATCTGTCCTGGGCTTGCAGCCTCAAAGATACCATGAAGCTTTCTATCACTATAGTTGAACAGGAATAGTGTCAAGCCAGGATTGATGTTCCTCACATAGGAGAAATGCGCAGCTGGTAAACCTGTTCAAGAATGCAAAAATG
Proteins encoded:
- the LOC100246676 gene encoding uncharacterized protein LOC100246676 isoform X2; this encodes MGGGRKAKASRQKEKPLPSWTVNCSVTARNLGKSDLGGVIFGCKHNTIDECHSKQLFGLPAAHFSYVRNINPGLTLFLFNYSDRKLHGIFEAASPGQMNINPYGWTPDGSQLTPYPAQVRIQIRMQCQPLLEEQFKPIISKNYYEHRLFWFELDRAQTSKLVSLFSSSPSLSQKTVKWNTTLKGLPTGTTLGTSHDEEVDCNRLGASNVEWGSSWNEHGLGGENQFPDGTTEEEAAEKHSQDVIHSKPNYWPSHSSLERNISTSLPEKKWSSLFKMSLTSETIKGDEEKPVPEMYFTHPDQLDMEWEPSGVADHLGEEGLFWGAPTNEEVEKCDNARKEGEYFEKGPVSEVNLPCLDVYNNEEGKYFETGAVSETNLPSLHVYNNEEGEYFEMGPVSEMNLPHLDVYNNELGSSSVVCLAEESQPIENVTVEDGMEIPEVDLKPNCESSYSSTVSEMKSSDLQSAVAKLMQEMERMKVSQLIQKVSSLEQELAESKREIQKLENRCKRLESGSVSSIGVVEALEPELLNEPQSSLDDSILIVGGFDGFSWLSDLDSYSPALDLMKSLRPMTFVRSYASVAKLDGELYIFGGVDGNSWYNIVESYNPMTDQWVSRPSLTQRKGSLAGVSLNDKIFAIGGGNGVECFSEVEVLDPETGRWISAPSMQQKRFGLAATELNGMLYAVGGYDGEDYLKSVERFDPRERSWTRLENMSTRRGCHSLAALNEKLWNVTRRVMVGWLQA
- the LOC100246676 gene encoding uncharacterized protein LOC100246676 isoform X1 translates to MGGGRKAKASRQKEKPLPSWTVNCSVTARNLGKSDLGGVIFGCKHNTIDECHSKQLFGLPAAHFSYVRNINPGLTLFLFNYSDRKLHGIFEAASPGQMNINPYGWTPDGSQLTPYPAQVRIQIRMQCQPLLEEQFKPIISKNYYEHRLFWFELDRAQTSKLVSLFSSSPSLSQKTVKWNTTLKGLPTGTTLGTSHDEEVDCNRLGASNVEWGSSWNEHGLGGENQFPDGTTEEEAAEKHSQDVIHSKPNYWPSHSSLERNISTSLPEKKWSSLFKMSLTSETIKGDEEKPVPEMYFTHPDQLDMEWEPSGVADHLGEEGLFWGAPTNEEVEKCDNARKEGEYFEKGPVSEVNLPCLDVYNNEEGKYFETGAVSETNLPSLHVYNNEEGEYFEMGPVSEMNLPHLDVYNNELGSSSVVCLAEESQPIENVTVEDGMEIPEVDLKPNCESSYSSTVSEMKSSDLQSAVAKLMQEMERMKVSQLIQKVSSLEQELAESKREIQKLENRCKRLESGSVSSIGVVEALEPELLNEPQSSLDDSILIVGGFDGFSWLSDLDSYSPALDLMKSLRPMTFVRSYASVAKLDGELYIFGGVDGNSWYNIVESYNPMTDQWVSRPSLTQRKGSLAGVSLNDKIFAIGGGNGVECFSEVEVLDPETGRWISAPSMQQKRFGLAATELNGMLYAVGGYDGEDYLKSVERFDPRERSWTRLENMSTRRGCHSLAALNEKLYALGGYDGTNMVPTVEVFDPRIGSWMTGESMNDPRGYSGAVVLGESIYVIGGLKDNEEILDTVECYKEGHGWLVTSLKAVGKRCFFSATVL